The genome window ATTTACACTACGTGAGGTTCTGGCCCTGAATGCAAAGTTACAACCCAGAAAAAATGTTTGTCTGAGTTATCAACCTTGGAAGATGGGATTTCTGAAATGCAAACTAAAACACCTTTACCAGAGCATCATGAAAGGGGAGACCATCAACTTGAAATGGagtcagttttgtttttgtttttttaaatgtctttaaaGTAATTTCAGGTATTACATCTGCTCATGagccaatttttgtggttttataaccaccttttcctatttttaagactattttccttccctttgttgTGGCACGAAACACCCACACACGGACACCTCGGGAAACTGAGTATAGTGAAACTGACTAATCATTAATTGCAGTcagactgaaaaacaaaataaagaaaactcTACTTTTTGTCCTCTAACCTCTTTCAGGGGTCATTTGCAACAGCAgctttcaaaacattctgatagAAGTGTGACACATGTATATATTTTAAGTTGTTGGTGACCCCTTGAGTCCCACCACTTCAgatgaaatacaaacaaaatcgGGTTCTTTGCATAAGAAACTTGAAAGGTGAGACATTATGAGTTAGCAACACTGGGTCTAGCACTATAAACCTTCTCTGCTTGGAAATTGATAGGAGCTACACAGGACGAGGGCTTGCAGGATCATGCCCAGAATTTGTTCTGGTTGGTGTAGATTCTGGTCTTGGGCTGGATTTATTGACTGATATatcgccattgacttcagtggagttactcctgacttgCACCAATGTAAGTGATAGGCGACTCGGGCCCTATGTGTTATCTAGTTGAAAAACCCATCGTTTAACCAGTTTACTGATATTAGTCTTTGTACTACATAAGAGTACACTTGCTATGGGTCTGATATTCTTCTCACAGTGGTGTAAATAAGAAGTAACTCACCTGAAGGAAATTTAATTACAGTACTGTACAACTGGTGTAaacaagaggagaatcaggccttatatATCTATGTATATCTATCAAAGAGCAAATAAATTCACCCTTATGAAATTGGGATGAAAATCCAGAAGCCCAGGCATGAAAATCTATTTATTCACTTTTACAGATGCTTTTATACATAACTGCAGTTACTTTACATGTGGATTGCAGTATTGAGTCCATATTATCCGCTTTTACAGatgatttcacacacacacacacacacacacacacacacacacacacacacacacacacacacacacacacacacacacacacacacacacacacaccctacctcTGCAGTTACTTTACATGTGGATTGCAGTATTGAGCCCATATACCGGAacaattctttttaaagaaagaagtCCATAGTTCATGGATGGGTACTATAAACCATATATTACTTTCAGAGCTGGTATGACCTCTGTGTTTAATTTACAAAAGACATAGTACATTTAGGACATGTAAGATGCATATTAAAATCTTTCCAGTCATAAAACACCTCCTGTAAATTAGTTACTGAGCTTGCATGTTTGTTGCTTTTCtgagtttttttttattaaagctattATAACTTTAATAGAAGgatgggggtttttttaaattccaggTATCAACCATCAGATCAATATTACAGCCGAAacgtcttctttttaaaaaatgaatctggTGCTATGTTTAACAAAATTggaaagttttatatttttacatgCATAATTTAGAAATATCTAAATTAATTGGGGAGTCTGGGAGAAGGTTGATAGGAAGGGATAGGGTAAAGTTGGGGGGAAAGAAATTTGGCATCAAAAATTGTATTCCCGGCCTTGAGATGTTCTGTTCCAAGTTTCAGCTCAGTTGTGCTATGAACCCatgaaaacagggttttataatggaaatgctgatacATTCTTAACTATATACTGGTGCAAGTAAACTGCTTTAATATCTAATTTAAACTATGGATAATGATGACTGTATAGCTAAATAGCCCTCATTATTGCATCCTTTTTCACCCATGGGATAGATTTGGCAGTCCATAAAAATGTCAATATATCCTCTATAAAGGTAAACACACCACATGTTAGTGGACTGGTTCCAGCTTATTGATGCCTGGGAATGCCCCTTGTAACATGAATACATGTTTATGCTGGTGATGTCAGTTTTTGCAGTTTTGccttttaaatactttttatgcCAGTAAGGGCAGTAGGCGGCACAAACAGCTCTGGGCTCTTGTGGGAGGAAGAGAAAGCACAACGGTTGCCTTTGAAGAATCGTCATATACGAAAAGGTTCCGCACAGTGCCATCAGGGGTCTGTTTCCCATTCGAAGTATGGGTAACTTCACGAGCATCTCTGATATCACTGTGTAGAaactggctatgtctacactactgcggtaagtcgacctatgctacgcaactccagctatgtgaataacatagctggagtcgacatacctTATGTCGAGTTACCGTGGGGTCTACACTGCAGGGGGTtgatgggagaaaatctcccatcGACTTAGCTTGCTCCTCTcgttgggggtagagtacagggatcgactggagagcaatctgtagttgatttggtgggtctttactagaccgGCTAAATCGACCGCCAGTGGATCTATCTCAGAGCGTCTAACCCTGCCATAGGGTAGACCTCCCCTGAAGGCAAATGTTGACTTGATTAAGGGTGTTGTCTACAAGTCTGTCGTACTAAACACAGAATATGTACATATTTAGTTCTACTTAGAGGGAACCTTCCTGCTATAGATCGCACAAGGCTTACCCATCTTTGTGGAGCTCCATCTCTTGTGCTCTTACAGAAAGCGGGTGCGATTTGGCTCCAGGGGAGGTTTGCCATTGATTCcaatgaggtcaggatttcacgcaagaaaactgagacagagaagttaaatgtctTGTTCACTGTCACATGGTGAGTCAATATAGACTTGGAGTTAAGGCTGGGTGAGTCTGATGCCCTAGTAATTGGACCACGTCTGCCTCCCCAGGATATACTGCATGAATATAAGCAATAAAGTGTGTTTGTGCTGTGTCTACCACAATGTGGCTCTGGTCCAGACTGGGGCTCCTACATGGTACTACAATACAAGTAATAACAATAAGTGTGTTTGAAGTCTGTCTTGTCCATTGCAATTTACAAGGGGCTGAAAaccacagggcctgattttccgaAGTGCTGAGCATGCAAGGGcaaaatctggccacttcatttagATGCCTCAATGGGAACAATCCTCGCCTTTTAAATCTGACCTTGTGGTATCTAGGTGCCAGGGGAGAATCTGGCTCCATATTTTCAGCCAATAAACTGATCTCTCCTTCTGATTATCCGCTTCAGTAACCATATGCAAAGCAGTAATACTCAACCGTTGTAAGACCTCCTCTCCCAATGCCGCCTGATCTGAGAGAAAGCATTGGCAGGAGTGTTGGGCACCAGGCCCATCTCCAGTATTGTAAACGCTCCTCTCTGGGCTTTCTCTCTTCGGCATAAAATACCCGGAGATGTGTATTCAGGTCTGTTGATGAACATTTCATACACAACTGAATAGCAACAGGGAAGGATTGACTATGCAAATAGGCAGCGAAGTGTTCCACCATTTTGTTTGATGTGGAAAGCATATCAAAGGGCTGTTCTGATGCCATCCCTTGAGAGTGCTTAGATTTTTTTGACCTGTAGAATTATTTTGTTTGAGACATAGACTGCTGTTTCAATAGATTATACTGTATGTAAACTCTTTAAATCCTCTTATTGGGAGGAGACAGTGTGGTGTAGCAGATTGAGCTGGGGCTCAGGACACCTGAAATCGATTAGCAGCTTTGAAATCAACTGATGAAAAGTCCTGTATAAGAGCCAAGTGGTATTATCAGGCCTAATTTCATTTAAACCGCTCTGCCATGTAAATGGGAGTCAGGCCCAaagtgtcattttttaaaaaaaattatatttattttacaaagaaaCCTCTTAGCCATTATTCATATGAtaaaggccaaatcctcagctggtgtaagtcagtctgactattgaagtcagtagggaGAAAGGCTGGTCTGGTTCATGactgtagaaagaaaaaaaaatcctacaggaCCTTCCTATTCTGTAACATGCTCCTCAGTAGCTCTTGACTTTAATCAAGAGTTTGAACTGTAGTGTTTGTGGGAGCCAGTCCTTAGTAGCTTATGTTCTTCGGGTTTAAGTGCTGCAGTCTCACTGTGAGATCGATGAGAGTTTTACCTGAGAAaaaaactgcaggatcaggtACCTTGTGGCTAAACCCTCTTTTAAATCTTCATCCTTTGTTTGATACTTCAGGGGTTTGTTTTAATTTGTCTGCTGCCCATGCTTTGAAATCCATTATCCCTGTTGTATGAAGGGTGAATTGAACTCTGTTCCGAAGTGATGTCAAACCAAGACAtacatttttgtgtatttttttgttttaatctaattCAAAAACCAAATACAGAACGCATCTGTGACAATAGCTAATAATCAGCCAGCATGAGTTACGTGCAGGTGGGAAACTGGATTAGTTCCTTGCAGTCTTTCCATAAGCGGGTTGTATGAAAGCAGCACCATCTATTGGTAGCACGTGATGCTTGAtggtaaatattttttattttatttttttttaagagtgcaAGAATGGCTTGTCTGGTTTTGCTTGTTAATCAAAATACATATTGCCCCCTTCATGTGTATCACAAATCagttagttttttttcttttttaagcaagAGCAGATTAATTTGTGTTCCCATTTTCTTTTGTTCCGAGATTCTGAACTGCTACCATTTTTGTTATGAACAGAATTGCTAAAATCCAAAAAGAAAAACTTGACTCTGCATGTAAAAATAAGCTCATACAACAGATACACTCATAACATAATTGTCCCTATGAATAGATTGATGTAATTATTTGTAGATGTATTTATTATTCACGTGTTCATACAGACCCCAAAGGAGATCAGGTGGtcatgtgctaggtgctgcacagacaagTAGTAAGAGACTGTGCCTGCCCTGTTtctacaataaaataaattaggATCTAATCTGTTGAAAACCAAGTGTTCAGGTAATGATTCATAGGCACAAACTGGGTGAATCTCAAAGCATTCTGCAGTTTAGTTCATTTAATCTAAGCACCTGGAAGTTGACCTACCTGAACATCTCGAATCCACAAAACCCATCAGAAAGCATGTGAAAACAGGTTCTTGTTTGCGTGGGATTCTCAATTCTTCCTGCTGGGTCAGAAATTTTGCATAAACTATTCTTCCTTGCCTTTGCAGAACAATGAACATAATAGAATAGATGTTTTCCATCCCTTAACTGTGCGCTACCTGCTTTTCCTAAAACTCTTGGGCTCTATTAGCAAAAAATGGGAAAAAGATGtgtttttttacttcatttgctGGCTTTATTCAGACCTTACTGGCAATTTTGATGTTGCCAGTCAGAATCTGGAAGCCCAGAGCTCCATCTTTCCCCAAAACCCCAAACTTTTTGGAACATCAGAGGGGGAGAAAGTGTTGATTTGTGTTCAGTTGAAGTGCTTGGGCAAAGGTTAATATCAGCAGTCATTTTCTTTATCCAAAGACCTGCTCATCCCTATTTACGTGGGCACTTCTGgattttattttgtcatttctttTAGATGAAGGAACTCTTTCAAAACCCTGTGAGCTAAAATCCCTCCTCAGACTCTTGAGAAGGTGGATTGCCATGACGTCAAAGAAGGTTTAAACTTAATGTGTTGGTTTGTTTCCGGTCCTTTTGGGGGGTGTTGCCTGTTCCACTATCGCTGTATTTTCCATACAGCCCAATTTTACAGCTCTCTGGTGTTTCTTAACGCTAGAATCTATATTTCTGTCAGTTTGACCAATATAAATGTCATCGCAATCTGAGCATAGAACTTGTTTTACAGAAAACCTGCTGTTGCTCGTTGTGACCCAATGGAATCACTTTTATGCTGATAATCCAAACACAAGCTTAAATGCCCTGGTGACTCCCGGCCCCTGTTGTAGTGTGTCTTTGGGTTGTGCGAGATACCTGTTGGACTGACCTCTGTAGTTTGAAAGCCGTGGAAATCCCCCTTCCCACAAGAACCTGCTCACTGGCACGGTAACATTGTGGCTATATGGAATTATTGCCCTTGGTTTGTTTCCTTGTTGATTATGCGTACAGGAAAGAGGGTGTGTTTGACCCTTCCACTCCAATAACATGGATGTCTTTTCTCATTAACACCTTGTTTCAGATCTTGATTCTTCTTTAGCAGCCTCCTCCTATCTCTAAAACATTGTGCACAGGTTGTTTTTGACTTCTGCACCTTGAAATGTGACatcatttagtgcactggatcaAAATGTGACCTGCTTATTCTGGAGGAAAGTTTATGCTGTGGACTGTGGTCTACATTAAAAACAGGATGCTGTAAGAATGCCATTAATTTGTAATAAAGATCTGTAAAATATCATGTCATGGATTAGCCAATTGTGCAGAAATAGTTCTTCTCTTATTGCCTTACCCAAGCCTTAAAATAACCATACTATGGCTCCTGATGTACTTTGAGGGCTGGTGGGACTAGAGAGAAAGCCTTTTGCTTTTCCACATCGTTAGAGGCTTGCTTTGTTTTTACTTAGGTATATGTTTTTGATTATTCTCCTAATTTTGAGGTTGTTGCTGTTCCAGTCTCTAGCCCAATGGCCATGTAGTGCTCtaacccagtggctctcaaccaggagtacatgtcccccaggggtacaccgaggtcttccgggggtacatcaactcatctagatatttgcctttttttacataaaaatcaccagcgaagtcagtacaaactaaaatttcatacagacaatgacttgtttatagtgCTCTGTATACGatccactgaaatataagtaaaatatttatattccaattgattttataattatatgatgaAAATGAGAAACTAAACAATTTTtaagtaacagtgtgctgtgacacttttgtatttttatgtctgattttgtaagcacgtAGTTTTTAggagaggtgaaacttggggtatgcaagatacatcagactcctgaaaggggtacagtagtctggaaaggttgagagccactgctctagcatGCCGGGAACCAATCTACAAAtacagggtgaaatttaccctgGTTAAAGGGCCAGCACTAGGGTTCTATTCAGAGTGAGATTTGCATGATATGTAGACTTTGTGCCCGGGCCCTGATGTAGCAGAACACTTATAGCgcttaacttttgtttgtttgttttttagtttttgAAGTTTACAGTATTTTGAAGAAGGAAGTGTAACACATCCCAATTTATATTAGTAATTATCCTGGCACATTGTACACGTACGTTTCTGAATGACAGCTAGAcactaaacaaaaaataaagatcCAAAagtgttgtccccattttacagatgaggagctgaggtgcagagagattaaggatggaattttcaaaggcgCCATTGACATTccatgggatttgggtgcctaactcaatTGGGCACCTTTGATAACGCCAGCCCAACTGGTTTGCCTGAGTCACACAAGAAAGCTGGGAACTGAGCCCAACTCTTCTAAGTTCTAGCTCATTCCCTACACCTATCCTCTGTTGGTAGGAAGATGTTAGGGTTGAAGCATACTGGTAAGTGTATACGTTGAAGCTTAAAAAGACTGATCTGAAGCCCAGTGTAGTCAACTAGGactctttctattgacttcagtgggttttggatgagGTCTAAACTGCAACTGCCCATGCCAGACCTCTCCTGGACAGAGAAAGAACATTTGTTCTCCAAGGGTGTCAAGCTAGCCATTTGCACACGTGCTAAATAAACAGACATTAAAAAATACACTTGGCTGTCAAATTCCTGGATGTTCTTTTGCAGTCTTCAGTGTATCCTTTCAAGCAATCCTGCTTCCTGTGACAGCGTTTGCTTCCTGACCTCAGAAGGgtgcagtgtggatgcactcACTGATATGTGCTAGGCACTCAAATAGTTTAATGATGTATAAGTACCTAGTTAGTTTCCAAGTTCagtcaatccttggcctctctcctgAGGTTGCCAACAAAACAGCTTGTTGCTGTTGAATTTTCTGTGATGCGGACACTTGGCCAGTGAGAACTGAACAGTAAAGTGTGTTCTTTAAAATCGAACGCAGGATGGGGAGGACTGTGTGGGGATTGTATATTCAAGTGTAAtggtctgctcctgctcccattcaagtcaatggggaATTATCCATGGGATTAGTGAAGATAATACAAAGCAACAGGTAACCCTGGCCCTTTGGTCTTTCGTGGTGTTAGAATTTCCTATGTTCTCATGTGAATATTTATTCTTCTAGGGAGCCCAGGAAGCAAAGAGCCACATGTTTTTAATCTGACCTCCCTAACCAAGTCTGAAAATATCTTGTCAGCTTCGTTGCATTATTATATTGGGGACCTACTAAATGCTACTTGGAGTTGTCCCCGATCCGGAGGCTGCTCTCGTCATGGACACAGGAAACCTGAAATTCAAATAGATCTCTCAGTGTTGAGCTTTCCTTCTGATGGGAACCAAACCCGAACCCTGGGACGTTTTCTAATAAATGTTTCCACAGCTTATCGGGATGTCCTTTCCTGGCAGTGGAAGGACATTACTCATGTCCTGAGTGAGGCAAAGCAGAATGATGAACTTCTGATTGGTGTGAAAATGGCCTTGACTGGCCGCTATTCCTGGAGGAGGATGCCATCCTGCTATGAACCTTACATCCTGGTGTATGCCAATGACTCTGCTATTTCAGAACCAGAGAGTGTTGTTTCTAGCTTGCAAGGACACCGAAATTCCCTGGTTGAGGGCTTCCCCAGACCCAAAAGCCACTCAAAGAGCAGCCTTGGTGAACAGCGACAGAAACGTTCCACCAACATCCTGTTGCTCTTGCAGAACAACGAGCTCCCAGGTGCCGAGTACCAGTACAATGAGGATGAGGGATGGGAAGACAGGAAACCCTACAAAACCCTCCAGCCGCGGCTGGCAGAGAGGACAAAGGGTAAGAAAAAGCAGAGAAAGAACAACCACCAGAAGAGCCAAACACTCCAGTTTGACGAGCAAACCTTGAAGAAGGCAAGAAGGAAGCAATGGAACGAGCCGAGATACTGTGCGCGGCGCTATCTCAAAGTGGATTTTGCAGACATTGGCTGGAGCGAATGGATTATTTCCCCTAAATCCTTTGATGCATATTACTGCTCAGGTGAATGCCAATTCCCCATTCCAAAggtacagtatttttttttcctcgcTGCCTTATTCTCCTATCTCCAGGAAAACACATCTAGGTTTGATGAACTGCACATATTTGTTTACATCAGTAAAATTCAGCTTGGCTCCTATTAAGCTCTAGACTGTAGTAAATAAGTAATATTTTATGTCTGTTCTTTAAGGGATGGTTGTTAAAAATAGCTAATATGAAGTCAGAATTGCTTTATGCAAAGATATAAAATCAAAGTTCTATAGAAGAATTATTTTTGTCCAGAGTCCAAATGTGCTGTAAATTGCTTATTGGGTAATAATAATGTGTGAACTGGTGACCGTCCAGTTTAATCAAGCATAATAAAGGACTGATCCTATAAATGCTTATGATCAAGTATAGTAATTACCATACTGAGTTTGTCCCAATAGAAACCAATGAATGGGACCACTCAGAGTAGTAAGCACTATTCTTGGTAGTAAATATTTGCAGAGTGGGGCTCTAAAGCTGCTCTGAAAGAGGCACGGTGGTGTAGAGTCCTAGAAGTAGATGGGACTCTGAGTATCAGCCCAGGAGCTAATCAAATCAAAATCTTAACAGTCATTTCCCAAAGAGCTGTATCCTCTGTCCAGTGCTATCCTGAGATACATACATAAGCACAGGGGACCTGATCCTGGAACCCTTACTTTAGCGTTGCCCCTATGGCTTTGAGACTATGGGTATGAGTAAGGGTTACTCTGGTGAGTAAGGGTTCCATGATCGGGCCCCAAAACTGTTGCATGAGCTTGGCTTCTTGAAATCAGTAGGCCAAATTTATTTCTGGTGTAGCTCCGTTGGAGGGTCATGCCCACATCTCCCAGCCTTGGATGCAATATGTAACAAAGACCCAAAATGGGGAGGCGGGACACACACAAAGTATTCCTGGAAGCTGGAAACTACAGTAGACGTAGGGTTCACGGTTCTTCCCATAGCCTTACCTTCACCATTTTCTCCTTTTCATGTAACTAATGGTTGGCACTGAAAGCAAAATGATTTCAAATCGGGGTGGAATTTTGGGATTAATcagaatgtcttttttttttttcagtgcaagACAGATGAGATGTATGGTAACATCCAGGATAATTTAGTCCGAAATGGGCCTGATCAGAAAGCCTTTACTTATGTGAGCAGttctgttgatttcagggagACTGCTcacctgaattaaggttgcaggaTCAGCCTCTAAAACTTTGAAGGCTGGCTTCAGTTTTGTGCCTTTGCCAAGAGTTCAAAAGAAAAACGAGGtttgcagtgttcttgtagccaTGTTATTAGAAAGAACAGGTGGGGGAGGTAACctttttaattggaccaacttctgttggtgaaaaagacaggCTTTTGAGCGCCACAGTAACCTAAAGAAGAGCCCCGTGGAGCTCGAAGGCTTGTCTCTTTtaccacagaagttggtccaataaaaggtttTAACAAGATGATTGTCTTTCAGTGGTAGTAAAATGTTCTACTGGGTCTTTTTGGCTTCTCCCTCTGTGATTGATAGCATCCATGTTCTATCATACCTGTATCCCCACGTATGGGTTTGAAACAGACCCTTAACTTCAACAGGAATTTGACCTGGACTTTTTCCATGTTAACTTTAAGGACATTAAGTTATAACAATGCCCTGGGCATCACTCTGGTTAAGGCTGTGTCAGCATTTCCAATTTCAACCTTGTTTATAAGGTTTTTAAAcgcaactgtaaaaataaattgcTCTGGGGATTGACCTTGGCCCGAGAGCAAATAATTCATATATGTAGCAATATTTGAAATAGATCAGTGTGGCTATTTTAATTTACAGgaatgcaaaaacaaaaataatttttaaactaaTTCTCTCAGCTGCTCCTTCTACCTGAAAGCGCTTTACATTTTAAACGAACTTGGGCATGTTGTGAGCTGGGTAATATGGGCAAACAGATGGATATTTTGAAAGaagtaaaacaaacaaggaaaacaaTTTTAAGCTGCCAGTTATTCTGTATGAGACTGCTCCAAACCCCACTGGAAATCTGCTACTGACTTCTATGTGATTTGGATCATGTCTGACGACGACGACGCTATTTTTCTGTCTGTGGACAACAGTTTTTTCCCTATAAACGCTACACTTCAGCGTGCTGGTGTAGAAGCTGCATCTGCATAGTTAAGTGGACCAGTTCCTTGGACATTGTTTAGGGTCTctcgatttaaaaaaatagtactTTCTTATGGCTTCGTTCTGCAGGGCTCCAGATCCCCAAATGTATTTCGGCACCCAACTCCCCTTAATTTCAATgagagctaggtgcctaaatacctttgaagatctgggccttcaactcccagtgaagtgacACTCCACCAAGGGCTGAGCTAAACAGTTCACATCCAATAAATAACAGGCCATTTCAAAATTGGCGCCCATTCAGAAACACATATTCACCTGATGGTACCGTGATGACTTGGTAAGAAGGCACCTGTGCCATGTAGCAGGTGAATGGCACATATTCAAAATAGACCTGATCGAAGGCCCATCAAAGTTAataggagtcttttcattgacatcCGTGAGCTTTGGGTCAAACTTCATGTACATAAGAAAGTGCACCTTCAACAACAAATGAGCTTTTGCAAAAATACGCTTCAATACACCATAGGTGCACAGTGGGATTGTCAGAAGCGCTTCTTGCCAGgtctgctgccactgaagtcaagggttTGGCCAATGCTGAGAGCTTCTGAAAATTTCACCCACAGTTGCTGCTAAATGCCTGTTAACATAACAAAGAAAGCAAGTTTCCTATAAGGATTCacgatatttttttaaaaaaatatgga of Natator depressus isolate rNatDep1 chromosome 4, rNatDep2.hap1, whole genome shotgun sequence contains these proteins:
- the BMP3 gene encoding bone morphogenetic protein 3, with product MAGAPRSLLCLCLGWSCLCLALGDLLRAHLVGLRRKAALGGVAGGQARAAGDPGPAQQPLPLPGDKVSEHMLRLYDKYSGARRQELPSRQPPHLREGNTVRSFRALPAGSPGSKEPHVFNLTSLTKSENILSASLHYYIGDLLNATWSCPRSGGCSRHGHRKPEIQIDLSVLSFPSDGNQTRTLGRFLINVSTAYRDVLSWQWKDITHVLSEAKQNDELLIGVKMALTGRYSWRRMPSCYEPYILVYANDSAISEPESVVSSLQGHRNSLVEGFPRPKSHSKSSLGEQRQKRSTNILLLLQNNELPGAEYQYNEDEGWEDRKPYKTLQPRLAERTKGKKKQRKNNHQKSQTLQFDEQTLKKARRKQWNEPRYCARRYLKVDFADIGWSEWIISPKSFDAYYCSGECQFPIPKVLKPSNHATIQSIVRAVGVIPGIPEPCCVPDKMSSLSILFFDENKNVVLKVYPNMTVESCACR